ACTTTAAATAGGATAGAAGTTGAAGGTGGGAACTATAACCAGCATTTCACCAAAATTAAGGGAAAGAAAGTATTAAAACCCAATATAGAATATAAAACAAAAGAAGGTTACCATTATAAGACGGATAGTGATGGAAGAATATCAAATGTAGAAGCAACGTTACAACTTGGGAAAGCAGACCGCAATAATTATGCACAAAGAATAGTTGGTGGAGTAGATAGATTACCAAATGATGATGGTGGTCATTTAATAGCTTCTATTTTCAAAGGTTCAGGTGAAATTGACAACTTAGTACCAATGAACTCCACTCTTAACAGGAAAGAATACAAATTATTAGAGA
This window of the Sutcliffiella horikoshii genome carries:
- a CDS encoding DNA/RNA non-specific endonuclease; amino-acid sequence: MKDFLPPNNQSQLALAGVPYNAIDGPSVRNQLEEFKNKTLNRIEVEGGNYNQHFTKIKGKKVLKPNIEYKTKEGYHYKTDSDGRISNVEATLQLGKADRNNYAQRIVGGVDRLPNDDGGHLIASIFKGSGEIDNLVPMNSTLNRKEYKLLENSWKKALNEGKTVEVNIEPIYKGNSSRPAKFEVEYKINGKKYEVNLINYDGGS